GTCGCTGATATAATGTTTGAACCACCCAACCTTAGCCCAcaaatccctctctctctctctctcccccctcctcaCATACACTCTCCCTCCTCCTCCCCTTCCCATGCTTTTTCTTCCTTTATACTACCCGTAAATAGAGCGCAGCTCATATCTATTTCAAAGAGGAAGCAAGGTTTCCACTTGAAACCGATTAGGATCTGATCTAACATTTTTCTCAATGAGCAGGATTGGTTGATGTAGTCCTGAAAATTCTTAGTCCACGTCAACTCATGCTAGATTTTAGCCAATATAGGTAGAAATTTGCATCTAGTAAGAGTACCTAGCCTCCATCTATTGGTCCAATCTTAGTTTTTGGTATGTGATGTCAGTCCATTCAACTATAAGTTCACATGTATCTGTCAATAGTTGATTCGAAGCTTTCATGCCTCAGTATAGATCAGTTGATGAGCTCATGATGCATTTTAATAGAGGTAGGCAAAAGTGCCCACTACCAAACCAGTCTAAGTCTGACCAAGGTAAAGTAATATCGTGCTATAGATCGAAGTCTTGTGGCCGGCTCACCCCTCAGGCTTCTACAATGGATACCATGCTCATGGTCTCCAAGCAGCTCTCTTGTTCCTTCCTTCTCCTTGATTGGTTCTGGAGGGACGCGTGGGTGGACAAGTCATTGGACCTTGGCTTTGCCGCAATCATTCCTTCTTGttacccacccccccccccccaaccccaaaaaaaaaaataaagaaaagaaaagaaaaaccaaTTCCTTCTCATTTACCTGATAGGTGGCAATGGAAATATATAACGTGATAAAGCCGTCTGTAAGAATAATAGATAGTAAATCTGACCCATCAACTTTCCATGATAGGATAGAGTTCTACCAATAGTGGTGATAGGGGACAGAGAATTGGGGTTCAACTCCAGAAAGAAAGCCAGAGAAATGGCTATCACATCCAAGGAAGGCAGATTGCGTGCAAATTACCCAACCTTGACATGAGAAAGGTAGTGACAATAAATAACAATATTATTTCTATCCCCCCTGGACACGAACAGGTGACAAATGTAGCATCCACCCAATTTAGTCATCTTTGTCAAAGCATATTTTACTCAACTTTGGTTGCAAACCATTTAATCTTTTATCTTGTCACTAAATTGCCGCAAGGGATGCCAGGAATTCAAGCTACACTTCTTGGCATGCCTTGCAATTGCACAAATGGTTTAGACAACGGTGGTGTTATATCAGCAACCTTTCTTCTAATGTCCCATGGATTCAAAAAGGTCCAGCCCAGCCTAAATTGGGCCGTTGACTTTGATTCATCCCAGTGTAGTCTCATTTAACCCGAGATGATTGCGCCATCTCAGCTGATTTGAATTGGTTCTTCAACCTCAATTGAACAAACACAGCTCTTGCCGGTAGTTGGAAAGGAGATCAATCTGTTACATCATGCAAGGGAGACTGAGCCATGTGATCGCGCAGAAGGAGACCGGGAGGAAAGGATGGGTTTTGAAGACATTGAGACAAAGATGGATAGAATTAGCCTCTAAATAATTGGAAGTTGAAGGTTTTAGAATGAAAGAAATATAAATTGGGACCACAAATAAGATCGGGGAGGGGATGATCAGTAGGTGTGGGGGGGGAACTAGTAGCTATTGGACGTGCCTTAAAGAATTTCTGATGTGATTTTGAAGATTaaacaaaattaataaaattttattttaaaaaattataaataatttataaaataataagaaataaaaataaccAATTCAGAAGCACATGAGATGTTGTTCTAAGATATATTTTCATTCTTcatgcaaaaaaattaaaaaaaatcatcccaATATATGACCGAAATCCTCCGTCTCGAGCACGACTGTGGAGgagattgatgaaaattttttcaacatCCAGAAAATAATCATAAAgaaaagatttgaaaagaaaaaattagagaaagagagaaagaggtttATATGGGATGTCTAAAATTGGATCTCAAGATGGTCCTTTTATAGACATCCAATATAACTGTTTATGATTGTTTGGACTTCTATTGACCTATCAAGATTTTTAATAAGAAGTCCAACggccagaaaataaaaattaaattaaatacatATGATCGTTTAGGCTTTTTTTGATCCATTAAGGCCTATAATTAGGAGCTCAacagttaaaaataaaaaatatgataataaatatttaaataataaaattaaaagattagattaaaatatttggaagaaaattttagaaaaaatttgagttaCTAGATGCTTATACTATGTAATAAGTAAGGTGTCTTTACAAGATTTAACCTCACTTAGTCTGAataattttcatatcaaagaATCGGAATGAATCAGAtcttaaattttattcttttgaCCAAACTTCAATTACTACATACATGGTATAGAATTCTCCATCGCGAGTTTGTGCATTAGTAGTTTTACACATGTATCTTAATTTTCATGAGAGTTACTAGACATAGCCCATGTTTCATATCTACGTTCATGTATAGAGATAAACTCTTCCTAACCACTACATAGGAGCACTAATCACTATAGAGATGAGATGGAGTTTATAACTCTTATATTAGATAAATCACATATGCTCCCTGACCAACCAATCAGTTTGTTATTATCATATTGAATCTTTTCAAAAGATCTCCTATCACCGAAATTGGGTTTCCACTATTGAAAAATTTGTTATAGACTAAGCCCCATCTCCCTTGATGactctaaaatcttgattttatttaaattttttgtgaggcagatagataaaaaaaaaaaaaaaactctaaaatcttgattttatttaaattttttgtgaggcagatagataaaaaaaaaaaaaaaaatctcccctCCATAATTTTTGAACATATGACAATAAATCACATAGGATATGAAAACATATTTTTATAGACCCACTCTAGATTTTTACAGGAACTAGAAGCCACTATTCACTTCACTGCAGGGATTTTAGGATTTACCAACATTATTCAAATAAATAACAATGATGATGAAAACATATGAGAAAATTTCACTTTCACTTTTCTAACAAATAAAGCCATAGCATTAAACTCAGGGTCTAGATGCAGAGAGCATTACATTTCTTAAGATGCTCGCTGCTCATGACAAGCTGAACCTTATCCAAATGgtgtttaaatttgattttgcttctaggatatatacagtggctatttgaatcgatattttataatatttaatataaaaaaaaatacacaaacaacaacaacaacaacaacaacaataataataataaattcttcaaaaaaaatatcaaaacttAAATGCAATAATAGTAGCCCTAAAGTTTAAGGACAGTGAAAATATCTTAACAATATAATGAATTTGGATTTGTCCGGTGGTCGTACCCTTATATTCAGCAAATTGAGATTTTAGGTTTGAATCTTGAGTGATGCAACCCCCAGTAATggaatctaaaaatttatagtaCCAAAGACCTCCCCCATCAATTTggtacataaaaaataaatagctgAACTTTTTGAATAAGAGTAGTTGGTGTATCGGACCTTATAGATATCAGAAGGCAACTCGATAACATGTCACTAAATACTTGGATCAGGTAAAAGTATCTTTTTAGTGTGTGCATTTTTGCAAACATGTGTGTGTATTTAACTATGTTTAATAGGGGAATGTGCTAACTAGTTATGAACATTGTGAATCATCAAGCTTTCTTATTGCTTATTACTGGATAGCCAGTTAGGCTTAAGCAATGTTTGAAAATTGGTTCCTATTGGTTTAGCAGTCAATGCTGTCCAGCTAAGGCAAATTATGGATTTTCTCCTCCGAATAAAAACTTGTGATCACAACGAGACTTGGTTGCCCATGATGGTGACTTCAAAGATATGAGCAAATTGCAGAGTTTTGTTTTCTGCTACCCTACCCAAGTCATTTAGAGCGTTGATTCATATATCTTGTATAACGACTTGAAGCTACAAATTGGGTTATTGAAATCCTAATAGTACAAGCCAGCATACGGCAGAAGGACTACATGAATGCATTGGCCTCAATTTTTCATGGAGATGCTAAAACCATCATACTGTATATGTTAAGCATGGAACCTAATTGAACAGGCGCTAAATTAAAagcatatagtatattatataaaGTTAAACTGTTGTGTAACCTAtttctttaatatatatatatatgtcttagattgtaaaatttttgatgtgatctaaaagattaaacaaaactaacaaaattttattttataaaaattataaattattgacagaataataaaaaataaaaacgatCAAATTCGGAAACATGTTAGTCACTGTCCTAAGGTATATTCTCATATCTCGTGTAGTAAAATCCGAAAAAATCATTCCAAGATACAATCGAAATCCTCCATCTCGAGCACGATCGTAAAGAAAATTGATGAAGATTCTTTtggtatttaaaaaaataataacaaagaaaagatttgatgaaaaaaatttaaaaaagagagggagagatttgATAAGATGTCTAAAATCGAATCTCAAGACGATCATTTTATAGCTATCCAATATGATTATTTATGACCGTTTGAATTTTTATTAAGATATTTAGTAAGAAGATCAatggtgaaaaaataaaaataagaataaatacaTATGATCGTTTGGATTTTTACTAACCCATTAAGAtctataattaaaaatctaataatcaaaaattaaaaatatagtaatatacatttaaatgataaaattaaaaaattggattaaaatatttgaaaaaaaaatttaaaaaaaataaattttctttttaaattctcTCCAATAATAGCATGATCTCCAACAGTAGCATGATCTGGTGCTATCATTCTCTTGTAGGTATTTGATGACTACATTTATTGATACTTGTCTAATAAAAATTTAAGAAGCTAATTAATAGTTATTATGTACAAAAATTCATGTCACTCATggaaaacatcttatccaaaacaaATACACAACGCGGATGACAGTGCATCATATTAATGGTCTTGATGTGAATCTAAACCACATTTGAAGTAAGAGAAAGGAGATGGGTAAACGATTGAATGGTTATCATTGAAACTCATGGCACTATCCTGATCATTGTATCTTGAAAACAAAATTACTTTGGTTGAAATCAATATTGACATATCCATGACATATCATTTTACGAAATTATATGAGAAAACCACGTTCCATCTCTATCTGAACAATCTATATATTTGTAACAACATAAAGTGAAGTACATTTTTGTTATGGAGCACAAATAATTTAAAACCTTAGTAATGGGAAACTCCTGAGTCCTGGATATAAAAGTATTAATGTGAGATGAGTGCCATTTTTAATCATCAATCAATTAGACATGGATGGTATCAATTCAGCAACCTTTTGCGTGCATGAACGGGGTCACCTACCGTCACCCATCGCACCATGCCAACTAACGAAGACGCAAACTTATCAATCGATAAACAAAGTGTGTGTCTGATTGGAGACAGACGAGCAGACCCCACCTGCCAGGCCTACTTCACCAAATCAAAACCGGACACATTACCAACCGCCTTCCATCAGCTGACGTGGCATCCACCCATTCGCCCGCAACCAAGAAACCCTACCCCACCTCGCAAGCTGCGACTTGTCTACACCCAACTGGCGACAGCTGTCATCCTCCTTGCCAGCATCTAATGCCAGCGATCCTCGATGACGTGGCACCACCTCTCGATGTCCCCTCCCGGGCCCCACTCTCTCCGCCAATTAAGCCCTTAAAATGAGTAGAATGGAACGGGAAAGATTAGAACTGGGAGGGAGTCGGAGAAGAGGAGGACGCGATCGAttcgaatcgaaatcgaaattggagAATATTCTCCCAAATTTCATCTCGATTCGTTTTTATAATCCGATCGATCGAAAAATAATCCGAACTTGAGATGGAGAATTCCCTTCTCGAAGACGAGACCACGAAGGCGGCGCCGGCGGTGGCCGGACAAGAGGACCAAAACGAAGACTCCGCCGTCTGTGAGAAGGAGAGATAGCCGAAGGATCAAGACCGAATCTCCAGTGGATCTCGTACCATTTATCGAAGAAATCGCAAGGAAAAGCTTCGGAAATCGGTACGATTCTGTCACTTGGGATTGATCAAGGTGTAGATCGATATAGATCGGGAGATTTTTCTTAGTTTTTGTTTGATTTGAgtttcttttttggatttgggATCAGAAAGGATGTCGGCGACGGTGATGAGCGGGGAGGCGGCGGCGGGGGAAGAGAAGATGGAGGTGGTCGAAGCGGCGGCGTGCGAGTGCTGCGGGCTGACGGAGGAGTGCACACCGGGGTACATCGCGCGGGTGCGGGAGCGATACGCGGGGCGGTGGGTGTGCGGGCTTTGCGGGGAGGCGGTGGAGGACGAGATCGGACGGTCGGGGCGGCGGATCACGACGGAAGAGGCGATGACCCGGCAAGTGAGCTTCTGTCGGAACTTTCGAGCCGCCGCAGCATCGCCAGTCGATCCCGCGGAGCACTTCATCGCTGCCGTGCGGCACCTCCTCCGCCGGAGCCTCGACTCGCCGCGGGTGGGGCGATCCACCCCCGATAGTCCCCTTCGGAAGGGAGGGGCCGTCATCGCCGCCACCACCGCCAGCGCTCGGTCTCCACTGGTCCGGACCGAGAGCTGCTTCTCGACCCTGGCTAGTTGAAGACAGCGAAATAAGCCTTCGAggcaaggggaaaaaaaaaaagatcgtcGAGACGATTGGATTCGAGTGGGATAGACTCTCAAATAAGAAAGTTTCTCCAAAAACCTCTGGTTAAATCTAGGCTTAATTAAGGTTAGAATGTTAGTTTTAAAACTCAGTTTTTCTGGCACTCAAATTTCTACTAGTTTCCTTAGTGTCAAGGTTCTTGTAAGATTTGATCAATGCATGGAACTTGAAAAATGGAAGAATTCCATTTTCCAAATGTTATATTTCTGCTCTCAAAAACGTTCCTGGATTTTAAATATCTATGATTATTTATAATGTATATAAACTGGCCGTTTTGAAATTACGCCATGTCATCTCACGATATCTATGATTATCTATGCTATATATAAAATGGCAATTTTGAAATTACGCCATATCCTCTCACCCTCCATTCCATCTGCCATTTTTTTATACCAAGAAAATCCTTGTTCATTACCCCATGCCCATGTACTCCCATGGCacgctctctctccttttttttttttaaatagattagaataaaaattaaaattatcatagtTTATGATACAttaagaatcaattaaataaaagaatatttttaaaaaattaatttttaaaataaatttagtaGAATGAAATTTGAATGTTGGGGATAGAGTCAAAATTGCATTTTGAAAGATTGAGGCATTTTTGTTCCCTTAGAATGAAAATAGGAATGAGACTCTATCAACTAAACGACTGTAGTGAAAGACactcatttttattttcattttaaatCCCAACTCTCCCAACCAAACACGCTAATAAATTCTCTCATTTATCGAAGAATGACTTCTATCGATGTTGGCAATCATTCAGAGATTTCTTGAATGTATTAAGTTTAGATGTGCCTATTGTTGTTGACGATGATCAACTTAGCAGGGGAAGATTGAGTGGCTTTGATGTTAAGTATGGCAAAGTGATTTTACATATAGGATATCAAGCTTGATATTTTGAGGGTGGTTGGCTTCAATATTTATTAGACTAATGGCATATAAATCAAAATGCATAAGATGTGTGTGGCCTCATGCGCATCACATGAAAGAAGTGAAGTTTGAAAATGCAATGGAAGAAGTGATGGCTGCAAAAATAGTATTTAATCTACATTCATAAGATGGTGGGAGAACGGTGACTTTACAAAAACACTAATTTTCTATGAAAGGCGATTCCTCTATAGTCGTCACCTAATCAAGGTAAGGAATTACTGATAACGTTTTCCATTAAAGTTTTACATtctaattcaataaaaaaattacacaCACACTcgcatatatataaaagaaatgagagatttttcaagagaaGCTATAAGCTACAACAAGATTATGTATGGCTTCCATTAGATTTGGTAATAGTGATGCTATTATTTATCTTCTAAAGAGGCATAACCTTCCTTCTCCTACCAAAACAAAACGGTTTGCTGCAGTTAAACATCCATTGCTTCCTTAAGCCAAGGATAATTGATATTAGAATAAATTACTGGACTGTTATATTTGGattcatttttattttagaatgaaTGTTCTAGCAAGGACTTTTATCTTTGCATCCAAAGGAAGCTGCCAGAATACCAAGCCTCGACAACCTTTGTATTAAAATTGCCTTAGCAAACCTAATCGTATACTCTatgttctcttctcttctccaagTATATTCGCATTCCATTAAGGttaatttaatcaaaaataaaGTAACCTTGTGATTCATCATTCAATCATTACTTATTAAACAA
This genomic window from Elaeis guineensis isolate ETL-2024a chromosome 13, EG11, whole genome shotgun sequence contains:
- the LOC105056716 gene encoding uncharacterized protein; this encodes MSATVMSGEAAAGEEKMEVVEAAACECCGLTEECTPGYIARVRERYAGRWVCGLCGEAVEDEIGRSGRRITTEEAMTRQVSFCRNFRAAAASPVDPAEHFIAAVRHLLRRSLDSPRVGRSTPDSPLRKGGAVIAATTASARSPLVRTESCFSTLAS